CACCTGATGATGCGCGTCTGTGACGGGGTATACCTCCACTTTCATCTTTGGGCGCAACAGTTTGTTGGCTTTATCTTCAAGTTGCACATCAAAATTGACAATGTTGTTTTGCACTGAAGGCAGAATATTGGTCAGCGTTCCGCGCAGCTGCGTATCGTTGATGCGCACCACTACGGGTATTCCGACACGAATGAGGTCAGCATAGTTATCGGAAATGGAACCGATCACTTTAAACCCACCCAGATCAGCCAAACGAGCCAGCACTTCCCCTTCCGCCACCTTGGACCCGATGTTTTTGTTGACGTACGTAAGCACGCCGGCGCGATTGGCAATGATATTGGCCTGTTGAAGTTTTCGCTGAAGTTCCTGCAAATCTTTTTCTTTGATCTGCGCCCCAATTTCTGACTCGCGAATATCGGCCCGCATGGTTTGTTGCTTGATACGAATGTCGTTTTCAAGCTGCCGTTTTTCAAGTTGGGCAATGCGAAGATTCTGTTCGGCCTGATCAATGCTCTCACGCGTGCCACCACCTGCTTTGAACAAGCGTTGGGCGTTTTCAATATCGGCCCTCAGACTACTGATTTTTAACACTTTAATGGAATCGTTGATCTTCAGATCATAAAAGCTTTTCTCCAACTCCCAACGCAGTTTGACGATGCCATTGCGCTTGAGTTCGAGCTCATCTTTCAGTTTTTCAAAATTCAATTGGGTAAATTCCTTGTCCAATTCCAGAATTTTATCGCCGCTCCTGACGGAGGCCCCGGCGTCCAAATAGATCTGTTGAATAACCGCCGTGATTGGGCTGGTAATCACCGCTTCAAAATCAGGCAAAATCTCTCCGGAAGACGTAAGCGTATTCTCCACATTTCCGATCTCGGCAGTGGCCAGTCGTATGTCTATTGTATTTACTGAATTGCTGAGTGAGGTACGCAACCCCCACACGGCCCCTGCAATGATAAGGGCGAAGGCACCGATCCAAAGCCAACGGCGGCGGGATTGTTCTTTCTTACTTTCTTCGGGTAATTCTCTGTCCATTTTTGAAAATAAATTGGCTGTATTAATAAAATGGCATCCAAAGGCGTGCCACTACACAACAAATTCATTATCAATAAATTAAATGAATATCAAAAAACAAAAAGTGTTCGATATCGAACACTTTGTTTGAAATTGGGAAGGGGTAAAATAAGCTGTTTTATTCGTTTTTTATCTTTTCCAATTCTTCTTCTGTCAACCCTGTTAAGCGAATAATAATATCCAAAGGTATATTTTCGGCAATGGCATTGCGAGCTATCTCCATCTTGCCTTCGATTTTCCCTTCAATTCTCCCTTCAATTTTGCCCTCAATTTTGCCTTCAATTTTGCCCTCAATTTTGCCTTCAATTTTGCCCTCAATAAGCCCTATCATTCGGCCTTCTGTTTTGCCTTCGGCAATGGCCGTATCAATGACATTTTTCAAATCTCTGTAATATTTAAGACTGGCTTCATAACTGTCGCGTTCATCAGGGGTAAATTTGGCAACTTCGGCCGCTTCAAATAATCGAGTAAAAATCTTCTCCTGCAATGCTTTAGGGCGATTATCTAAATAGGGAAGATGTTTTAAAACGTACAGCCATTTATCATAAGTGGTCTCCAATTCTTCCTCTGTTTTTGTAAAATGAGGCATTTCCAGATAGATAAAAGTCAATTTATCGTAAAATACCCGACAGTTTTGATCCTTCAGATGCACTTCATGACGTACTTCTTTTTCATTACGATCTTCCGTAAATACAAAATCCAGAATACCGACAGTGTATATTTCTGACAATTTAAAATCCCAATCTCCCCGCTTGGCCTGTTCCTGAATGGGAAAAGAAGAATAAAAAATGCTGCGGTCTTTAAAGTAGTTTTGCTTGGCTTTTTGCATTTCTACAATAAAACGTTCGCCGTTTGTGCCCACGCAATACAAATCAAAAATGGCTTTTCGGTCAATTTCAGTACTGCCGATTTGTTCATTCTTTGCGTAAGATAATTCCGCAATTTTGTGACGGTTGGGAAGGACAACCTGATTTAAAAAATCAATCAATAAGTCTTTGTTGAGCTCAGTACCAAAGAGCTTCTTGAAACCAAAATCCGTAAATGGGTTAACGTATTTTTCTTTTATACTCACGTGTTTATGCAGTTTTGAAACAAATTTACGATTTTGCAGATAAACCTCGTGACTATTCCGCTTTTAAAATTGTTAGTAGGCAATAAACCTTCAACGGGCATTTCGGTTAATAAACAATTCAGTATCTTGCAATTACAGTTTCGTCTTCACCGACAGGCCGTTCGTCGACAGGGATCGGAAAGATGTTTGCGAACGCTAACTTTTATGTTCAACTTTACGTTACATTCCAAAATTTAACCTTTTAAAACATGGCATTATTTAACCTGAAAATCAACGGAAAAACGTACAAAACCGACGTTGATGCCAATACACCTCTCCTGTGGGTATTGCGCGACCACCTCGATTTAGTGGGCACCAAATACGGCTGCGGAATGGCCATGTGCGGTGCCTGTACCGTACACGTAAACGGCGAAGCTACACGCTCGTGCGTACTGCCGGTTTCGTCGGTATCCAACGCAACCATCACAACAGTAGAAGGTCTGTCTGAAACCGGCACGCATCCGGTACAGGAAGCGTGGGAAGAAGTAGACGTTCCGCAATGCGGGTATTGCCAGGCGGGGCAAATGATGACGGCTTCGGCCCTATTGGCCAAAAATGCCACTCCTTCCGACAAAGAAATCGAAGAAGCCATGGTCGGCAATATTTGCCGCTGCGGCACCTAC
Above is a window of Runella slithyformis DSM 19594 DNA encoding:
- a CDS encoding Rpn family recombination-promoting nuclease/putative transposase, producing MSIKEKYVNPFTDFGFKKLFGTELNKDLLIDFLNQVVLPNRHKIAELSYAKNEQIGSTEIDRKAIFDLYCVGTNGERFIVEMQKAKQNYFKDRSIFYSSFPIQEQAKRGDWDFKLSEIYTVGILDFVFTEDRNEKEVRHEVHLKDQNCRVFYDKLTFIYLEMPHFTKTEEELETTYDKWLYVLKHLPYLDNRPKALQEKIFTRLFEAAEVAKFTPDERDSYEASLKYYRDLKNVIDTAIAEGKTEGRMIGLIEGKIEGKIEGKIEGKIEGKIEGRIEGKIEGKMEIARNAIAENIPLDIIIRLTGLTEEELEKIKNE
- a CDS encoding efflux RND transporter periplasmic adaptor subunit translates to MDRELPEESKKEQSRRRWLWIGAFALIIAGAVWGLRTSLSNSVNTIDIRLATAEIGNVENTLTSSGEILPDFEAVITSPITAVIQQIYLDAGASVRSGDKILELDKEFTQLNFEKLKDELELKRNGIVKLRWELEKSFYDLKINDSIKVLKISSLRADIENAQRLFKAGGGTRESIDQAEQNLRIAQLEKRQLENDIRIKQQTMRADIRESEIGAQIKEKDLQELQRKLQQANIIANRAGVLTYVNKNIGSKVAEGEVLARLADLGGFKVIGSISDNYADLIRVGIPVVVRINDTQLRGTLTNILPSVQNNIVNFDVQLEDKANKLLRPKMKVEVYPVTDAHHQVVRVANGAGFTGTPVQEVFVLRPDGKAERRTVKIGLANFDFVEIKEGIRVGERVIVSDMSKYKNVKELEIR
- a CDS encoding (2Fe-2S)-binding protein, with protein sequence MALFNLKINGKTYKTDVDANTPLLWVLRDHLDLVGTKYGCGMAMCGACTVHVNGEATRSCVLPVSSVSNATITTVEGLSETGTHPVQEAWEEVDVPQCGYCQAGQMMTASALLAKNATPSDKEIEEAMVGNICRCGTYHRIHDAVKLAATKMKK